Part of the Pomacea canaliculata isolate SZHN2017 linkage group LG11, ASM307304v1, whole genome shotgun sequence genome is shown below.
TGACGCAGTTGCTGCTATAAATAGCCCGActgacatgcgcagtacacGGACACCAACGTGTCGTAGAATATAATGGCGTCCACCTCCGTGTGCGTCGTTGTGAAGACGTGGACAATGGCGACAGTGTGAGTCCTGACAGACAGGATGAGCCTGCCACGCACAGCTCCGACCATTTTGTTTACACGCGAGAAGTAAGCGACAGAATTACTTGAGGCGATATGCGACGAATCTTCTTTAGAAGGGTGAGACTGATCATGgctgtgtgttttgtttatccttccacTGTGTTTACGTTTGactttgtttatccttccaCTGTGTTTACAACGTTTGactttgtttatccttccaCTGTGTTTACGTTTGactttgtttatccttccaCTGTGTTTACAacgtttgtctttgtttatccttccaCTGTGTTTACGTTTGactttgtttatccttccactgtgtttgtgtttgtctttgtttatccTCGGCGTAAACCACCAACCCTCGCACCCAGCCCCCGTCACACACCGCACTAACCACAGCAATGTGtgacacctgtacacctgtacacctgtacacctgtgcTTTAACaacacatttgtttgtttcagaaaaCAAGGAAACGGAGGAAAGTTcaactgctgttgctgttaATTTTGCTTATGACTACAGGTGTAGTCCTCGTGACCTACACTGGCCTCACAGGTAGTTATCATATCTTTATGGCTTCCTCTAGACAGAAAGTACAGATGAGTATTTGGCTATTTCAGTCATCTGCCAGGCTTACAAAACTCGCAGATTCCTTCATCGACAGATTTCTGCCtcaaatacaatttattttatgatttaatcCTCTTTACCCCGTGCTTGTCTACACAGTGCACTCACATGCCTGAGGTCAGCTTAAGCCATCCAATGGTGCAGCATTGTCATGATGAACAAGAGTATAAATATCTATATACTTACGAACTACACAAACAAATGTGTCAATAATCAAATGTCCGTACATCGTCTCAGACTCtaagtgacaaaatattttaaatattcatttacaTATTACAAAAGGCAACGGCAGTGCGGAATTTGACAAGGAAACAATCAGGCAGTATCTTCAAAGACGGGAAGGtatatttgttaattaaaacgctttcatcatcatcatcatcatcatcatcatcatcatcatcatcatcatcatcatcatcatcatcatcatcatcatgagtaTGGACGTTGACATTTTCGGTTCATGACAATATATAACAAATTTGTTGAGACGATAATGTATTTGTAAACTTGCTTACGATGCTTGTAGTGTTGACGGCAAGTTGTTTATgtctatgtttatgtttatgctgTACACAATTTGTTTGTCTGCTGTGACTCACTCTCTGACCTCTCCACACAGTCTTACCCACGCGGTCACAGACTTCAATGATTTCATTGACTTGCATGTTGATGCCAAAGACACACGGTGACAAGACAAACAGTTCATTATACATGCCTGAGCACTTACAGACATGCTAACACACATGAACGCACATGCAGACATACAAACGTGTAGAAGATAATCTTTGTGACTGAAGACTTTCCTGGATATTTAAGCATCCTGATCTCTGTCTCTTCAGTCTTCAAAGTTACCAAGGGCCACTTTGCCAACACCACTTGTGAAAATGAAGGTATGATATAACAGTTGTTAGCTTTACATCGACtatgaatattttctaaattGATTTCTCCAAATATGTCTAAGTAGTTTATGCTAGTTTATCTCTATGGACTTCATATCGTCTGCTGCCTTTCCGACTTCTTTATGTCCATTCTCACAACGTGCTTTACTTGGAGCACTTGTTTTTAACGTGTAACAGCTAACGACTTCGGAAACTTCACAATGAAAAGTTTGAGCATCTTCTGAGTTTCATCATTGTTAACTGACTGATGATTACCTGAAAGATTTCTTGTTTCCTGTTTTGATACTGAGAGATGCGCGCGTAAGTATAAAGAAATCATTACAGATACGTGTAAAACTCACGACCAGACTTCTTTCTTCTAGTCCACAGTAAGTAAAGAAGAGTCAGTGCCAATGTAGACATGATCCTAATCTGAAATTGATGATATTTACTTCAGATAGCAATAACAAATCTCGCCAATAAAGTAATGGAGTAACATTTGATTGAGTCTTGAGACGACTGAGAGGTTTTCCTACCTGTGAtagatgtcacgtgacgtgttaGGTCTCGTGTTGGTCGCTCAGATGCCGGACCCTGTGTGGATCCTGCTTGTACCACGACCTTCCTGCCACCCAGGGTGAGACTAGAGAGACTTGTGAGCACCCAGTACCCCGTTAGTCCCCGCCATCGGCAGGTGCTGCGCTCCCTGGGGGCCCGGGTACCTCCCGCCGACATCGTCTTCCTGACGGCGGCCTCACAGAACCACTTCGATGAGAGTCAGGGCGTCGTCAAGGACCTGCACGAAAAGGTCTTCCCCTGGCTTCACAGCAACACCGACTATTCTTATCGCTTGATCTACTACAACCTGGGTCTCACCAAGGAAAGCTTGGCACTGGTGAGATAcgtcagtctgtctgtgtgtctgtctgtgtgtctgtgtgtctgtctgtcagtgtgtatgtctgtctgtctctgtctgtctgtctattctTATCGCTTGATCTACTACAACCTGGGTCTCACCAAGGAAAGCTTGGCACTGGTGAGATAcgtcagtctgtctgtgtgtctgtctgtgtgtctgtgtgtctgtctgtcagtgtgtatgtctgtctgtctctgtctgtctgtctattctTATCGCTTGATCTACTACAACCTGGGTCTCACCAAGGAAAGCTTGGCACTGGTGAGATAcgtcagtctgtctgtgtgtctgtctgtgtgtctgtgtgtctgtctgtcagtgtgtatgtctgtctgtctctgtctgtctgtctattctTATCGCTTGATCTACTACAACCTGGGTCTCACCAAGGAAAGCTTGGCACTGGTGAGATAcgtcagtctgtctgtgtgtctgtctgtctgtctgtctgtctgtctgtctgtgtgtctgtctgtcagtgtgtatgtctgtctgtctctgtctgtctgtctattctTATCGCTTGATCTACTACAACCTGGGTCTCACCAAGGAAAGCTTGGCACTGGTGAGATaagtcagtctgtctgtctgtctgtctgtctgtctgtctgtctgtctgtctgtctgtctgtgtgtatgtgtgtttgtctgtctgtctgtctctctctgtctgtctgtctctgtttgtctgtctatctAAAAGCGCATCCTCTATATGTTTCAGCTCAAAAAGTACTGCAGATGTCACGTGCTGCGTTTCCCATTCAAGTTGCTACCTCCAGTCTTCAAGAATGTGAAGAAGTACCTGTGGAAACCCTTGCTTGTGAAGGCCAGTATCGGTCTCCCCCAGTCTTGTGAATTGTCTTGATAATCATCACACTAATCGTCACACTAATCATCACACCAATCATCACACCAATCATCACACTAATCATCACACCAATCATCACACTAATCATCACACCAATCATCACACTAATCATCACACTAATCATCACACCAATCATCACACTAATCATCACACTAATCATCACACCAATCATCACACCAATCATCACACCAATCATCACACTAATCGTCACACTAATCGTCACACCAATCATCACACCAATCATCACACCAATCATCACAGTAATCATCACACTAATCGTCACACTAATCGTCTCCCCAATCATCACACCAATCATCACACCAATCATCACACCAATCATCACACCAATCATCACACCAATCGCAGTGTGCATAGACCAGAGGCGGCTGCTGATGCCACTGTAGTTAATGACTATCAATGGATCTCTCCAAAGCTATTGCcgttaacattttaatgactaTTGTATCAAGTTCAATTGCTTTCACGCTgttacaataataatcatattctgatttatattattatctaaAGAGTAAAGAACAAAACCTGAACTGTTCAAACATACTAAAGTCTTCACTTACTTTTCAGAAACTAAACTCAgattcaaaatttaattttgaaatcttCTAtcaattaaaacagttttaagaaaaTAGTCTCTGCATGTTACTGAAGTCACAAACTGTGATATGTTGGCAAGAAATGGTCTGTGTTGACAAGATTAGGTTTGTTTACTATGTATATCTGGGGTTTGTTTGTCCCTCCTTCCGTTCCCTGACGCAGGCACACAGTTCTCACTGCAAGCTGCTGATGTGGATGGATGCCTCGGTCCGCTTTAAGTTCGGTGATGTGAGTCTCATCATCCAGCGAGCCATGGCCAACGGACTTTTTATTCAACGCAACGACTACATGATGGCGAGACACGTGATGCCAGCGATGCTGCAGTATTTTCACACTGAAGCCTGTCTCCTCGCCCCCTTCTATGAGACGGAAACAAACTTCTTGGTAGTCAAGAACGAGCGACTTATGAGCAAAGCTGTGCTGGACCCTTGGCTGGCCTGTGCATTTGCTCCGAGATGTATTTATCCCGGCCATAACTGGAGAAGCCTCGTCACCTGTCCTGAGGGTAAACAAGGGTACAGCTTGTGTCACAGGTTTGACCAGGCGGCTTTAGGTGTCATTCTTGTGACACTCTTTGACTTGAAATTGTCTCACCTTGTAGCTCCTGACAAGAATACTACTTATTACCTCGCGAAAGATGACAAAGTGGACTATTTTCCCGACACAGTGTAAACAGTTTACATTTCTGAAATAATTCAGGTCAACTGTTTGTGTCCCAGAGTTCGCCAGATACGCAAAGTGTTGGTGAGCTGCTCTCGTCCTACCTTGCCTCACAGAGGTACGATTCTCTTCCATCCATCtctgtgacagacagacagtttaCTACTTGTATCAGCTCTTCTTCACGAAGCTTTATTGTTGGTAAAGAgccgtgacgtcagctgtgTACCGGGTACAGAACTCGACATGtctatttatattattactattagttGTTATTATGCAGCGCCACCTGGTCTTAATAGGTTGTAGTCAAGACACATAATTAGCTGAGACACTTAGTCGTTTGCTTTACTCCTGTAGTGTAACTAATTTCATGTGCTATCTCATGTTTGTACTAGTATTGGGATTGATTTTATCTTAAATATTATTTCGTTCGGATCGGCTGTTTGCTGCTAAAGTTTTGTCTCAGTTGACTTAATAAATCAAAGATCTTCATTTTGGATGAATTTTGcgattttgtttacatattattttatgatgCTCTTTCCTGCATTTTATAAACCATCGTTCATATTGTACGCCATTCGGTTCGGGGGATACAAGCTTACAAACACGACACCGTCTACTCTCACCTTAGTCCCGGACATCTGCAATGTCACATCTTACTTTAAGAAGCTGGTTCTCCCACGTGACCACCCTGACCAACGAAAGTAGTGACTGGCAGTGGCTGAGGATGTTTGGAATGCGTTCACAACATAGTCCTATACACGGTCTGCTCATGTCCCACCGTGACCACGCTGACCAACACACCACAGTCCTTAGTCCAGGAGCAGCTAAAGTAGGGCCCGAGGGACCGGCATGTCTGCCGAAATGTGAAGCAAAGTATAGTTGTCTTCTTGTTGTGAGTGGATCACTGACCACAGTGACTACACGAAGTACAGCAACAGAGGCTTTCAGCATCGGCTTATGCCACACGATGACCACGCGCACCAACGCAACGACTGCCACAAGCATTGGCTTATAGAGtacagtgatcacgtgaccaagtaAACCACCACCAGTAGGACTggttaaacacacacacacacgtgctgcGCCCCTCCCTCCTCGTCGCTCACAAAAACATGAACTGTCCTCGGTCTGCAATGATAACAGTAAACTCAACACCAGAGGGAGTCCAGTCCGGCTCACCCACCCGAGTCAGGGCTGAGCACAGTCACGACGAAAGAGGAAGTTGACAGTGAATTCACAAACTTTGACACAGTTGATGTAAATACTGTAGCTACTTCTTGACAACTAGAAAATCATTTATCTTACTATCTGTGTCTTAAACATGTGGATGCCCCTATTAACGGGAAATGATCGGGACTACCTGCGGCTGGATGGTCTGTTGATCGCCGCTGTCCTCGCTGATGATGACCTCTCCTGGCGACGATTCTTGTCCACAAatgttttgctgtattttttgcTTCAAGCAATGATGACAGCGGCGATGACGATAATGATTTCACCAACCACCATCTTGCAAAGGTAGAACCACAGTGTGCTGGGTCACGATGCCAACAAAGGACACTATGGCAAAATTGAATGAAGTGCCTGGGTGAGGATGAAGACCTGAGGAGAAGACGAAAGTTTGCTAAATTGTGAAAGCTAGAGGTGGGGTTCGAGGTTGCACCCCAAAGTTTCAAATTCAGACACAGTTGTAAGAGAAACGACAGGAAACTCCACATAGTGGTCCAGGTTCTTTCCCTTGTATTCTCTTATTTTCCTGTCTTTGCTGGTATGACCCGAATGACACCTTGGCCTACACATCCCCCACAAAGGTCACGAGATAAGTATTGTCTGAGTCTTTCAATGACAAGCCACCATGACACACTGTGACATCGTTAGGGGACTCTGGTACTATGCTGCCACTGACATCAGCCAAAGCCAGACAGGTGTTTACTGATTCCCACTCCACATTCTCAACAGTACAACCGACTTTATCagtattttgttgctgttgttgttgttgtcgtcgttgtcgttgttgttgttgttgttgttgttgtcgtcgtcgtcgtctaggacctcatttttttctgtttctcaagTCTTGTTAACCATTATTTTCACGTTGTGCAGAATTCTACCTCAAACATTTGGGTGGAGGGCAAAACCAAATGTGCACCCCTCCCCACCATTATTCTGATTGTGGCACCCCCTTCCCCACCATTCCTACGTCACTGTGTCATGTGATCCCCATCGTGGCGAtgactgtgtgtgcgtgcctcCGCTCACCTGCCTCACCTGTAATCTAACCTGTCTGTTAATTTAATTTATCGTCTGTCTGTAAAAACGCAGTCCTAGCAAGGTGAAATTAAAgaacattgttgttgttgttgttgttgttgttgttgttgttgttgttgttgttgttgttgatgatgtttgataTTAATGTCAACCTGGTATGTCTTCAATAACCGCGGGCAGACTACCTGCAGATCATCTGCTGGAGACGGTCGACTCGGACTTACCCAGAGGTAGACATCGTCTCTCTCCTGGCTTCTTGAAGGGTGTGATTTCAGAAAGAAGTCATCTCAATGGATAAaggtaagtaaaataaataacttaaaaatgaCATAATAAATGCATATATCTTGGTTAAATCCTATTTTTATGTGTTGCAATTCTAAGAAGCAAGTGGCAGCCATTACAATATGTTAACTGCAGTTTAGTCAAGGATCATTGAGGCCCTCTTCAAATGCCAGCCACAGGTATCTATAGTAACTACAATATCACAAAATGAAGTCTTCATGAGATTTTTACAATTTGTGTTGCACGAGACTGATTACATATTTTGAAACTAATTAGATAAAAAGTCTGCACACACTACAAATAGtggtttataattatttatacagaTTTGCCTTTACTATGCAGAGGCATTTCAGATTTTTCTAGTTGTTTATCGCTGTATTTTGTAAAGATTGTATTCAAAACGCACGAGCTTCCCAGACCTCAAGCTTAttactgtctgatgtttacTTGACATCAAGCTTAttactgtctgatgtttacatgacatcaagcttattactgtctgatgtttacatgacctcaagcttgttactgtctgatgtttacatgacctcaagcttattactgtctgatgtttacTTGACATCAAGCTTAttactgtgtgatgtttacatgacatcaagcttactactgtctgatgtttacatgacatcaggcttattactgtctgatgtttacatgacatcaagcttattactgtctgatgtttacatgacatcaagcttattactgtctgatgtttacatgacatcaagcttattactgtctgatgtttacatgacatcaagcttattactgtctgatgtttacatgacatcaagcttactactgtctgatgtttacatgacatcaagcttattactgtgtgatgtttacatgacatcaagcttattactgtgtgatgtttacatgacatcaagcttattactgtgtgatgtttacatgacatcaagcttattactgtctgatgtttacatgacatcaggcttattactgtctgatgtttacatgacctcaagcttattactgtctgatatttacatgacatcaagcttattactgtctgatgtttacatgacatcaagcttattactgtgtgatgtttacatgacatcaagcttattactgtctgatgtttacatgacatcaggcttattactgtctgatgtttacatgacctcaagcttattactgtgtgatgtttacatgacatcaagcttattactgtctgatgtttacatgacatcaagcttattactgtctgatgtttacatgacatcaagcttattactgtgtgatgtttacatgacatcaagcttattactgtctgatgtttacatgacatcaggcttattactgtctgatgtttacatgacctcaagcttattactgtctgatgtttacatgacatcaggcttattactgtctgatgtttacatgacctcaagcttattactgtgtgatgtttacatgacatcaagcttattactgtctgatgtttacatgacatcaagcttattactgtctgatgtttacatgacatcaagcttattactgtgtgatgtttacatgacatcaagcttattactgtctgatgtttacatgacatcaggcttattactgtctgatgtttacatgacctcaagcttattactgtctgatgtttacatgacatcaagcttactactgtctgatgtttacatgacctcaagcttattactgtgtgatgtttacatgacctcaagcttattactgtgtgatgtttacatgacagctATACATGGCTGGACACTTGTCTACAGACCTACCTACTACACTATTGCTAAAACTTGTGTGCTTGCGCCGCTAGTTTCCTATCATCATAATTCTTTCACAGTTAAACCATCTTTATTTTCCATGATTGACATATCACTTACATACAGGGAAATAATACAAGCCAAATAATCGACAAGCTCAACATTTTATTAGTGTTGTACACGTGCAACCAGACATGCTCTTAGCATCATTGATTTAGTCTCTCAACATTTCGTCGCTAAAtagtttgttgatgtttactgttgttcTCTCTCAACTTTATTTACCTGCGCACTCTATTGCAACTCTGTtgatatctctctctttctctctctgtctctgtctctctcacacacacaaaaacggTTTGGCAAACCTGTTTTTTGAAAACAGCTGACCATGTGTTTGACAAATCAGTTTTTAAGACTGTGAGCAACACAGCAAACCTTCATCAACATTGGaaaatcgtgtgtgtgtgtgtgtgtgtgtgtgtgtgagtgtgtgtgtgtgtgtgtgtgtgtgtgtgtgtgtgtgtgtgtgtgtgtgtgtgtgtgtgtgtgagtgagtgtgagtgtgtgagtgtgtgagtgtgagtgtgtgagtgtgtgtgtgtgagtgtgtgtgagtgtgtgtgtgtgtgtgagtgtgtgtgagtgag
Proteins encoded:
- the LOC112575438 gene encoding uncharacterized protein LOC112575438 yields the protein MRRIFFRRKTRKRRKVQLLLLLILLMTTGVVLVTYTGLTGNGSAEFDKETIRQYLQRREVFKVTKGHFANTTCENEDAGPCVDPACTTTFLPPRVRLERLVSTQYPVSPRHRQVLRSLGARVPPADIVFLTAASQNHFDESQGVVKDLHEKVFPWLHSNTDYSYRLIYYNLGLTKESLALLKKYCRCHVLRFPFKLLPPVFKNVKKYLWKPLLVKAHSSHCKLLMWMDASVRFKFGDVSLIIQRAMANGLFIQRNDYMMARHVMPAMLQYFHTEACLLAPFYETETNFLVVKNERLMSKAVLDPWLACAFAPRCIYPGHNWRSLVTCPEGKQGYSLCHRFDQAALGVILVTLFDLKLSHLVAPDKNTTYYLAKDDKVDYFPDTV